The following proteins are co-located in the bacterium genome:
- a CDS encoding TIR domain-containing protein encodes MGDIIRHKCFISYHHDDKDEVISFVNDFDKPRRLFMHREAGIMERELVTCQDDEVIIRGMRGKYLLDTRVTIVLLGKNTWARKHVDWEIAATLREVVVYGCSGLLAINLPSVANRVSLPPRLQDNLAGERWNEGYARWHPYPENKIHLADWIEDAWEARTHRAQLINNTRPLRKRDAPIKDE; translated from the coding sequence TTGGGGGATATTATTCGTCACAAATGCTTCATCTCATATCACCATGACGACAAAGATGAAGTTATCTCGTTTGTCAACGACTTCGATAAGCCGCGCAGGTTGTTCATGCATCGTGAAGCAGGCATTATGGAGCGCGAGCTTGTCACCTGCCAAGATGACGAAGTCATTATCCGCGGTATGCGTGGGAAGTACCTTTTGGACACTCGCGTCACAATCGTCCTTCTGGGCAAAAACACCTGGGCTAGAAAGCATGTGGATTGGGAAATCGCTGCAACCCTGCGCGAAGTCGTCGTTTATGGATGCAGTGGCCTGCTAGCGATTAATCTCCCATCAGTTGCTAATCGAGTCAGCCTCCCGCCGCGACTGCAAGACAATTTGGCTGGCGAACGTTGGAACGAAGGCTATGCACGATGGCATCCCTATCCTGAAAACAAGATACATCTGGCTGACTGGATAGAAGACGCCTGGGAAGCCCGCACCCACCGCGCCCAACTAATCAACAACACCCGCCCTTTAAGAAAACGAGACGCTCCTATCAAGGATGAATAA